One window of the Betaproteobacteria bacterium genome contains the following:
- the mlaE gene encoding lipid asymmetry maintenance ABC transporter permease subunit MlaE has product MGRCASTTQPAICAAISWGAGVAERGSPLHRLGHGAIELVWRVGFASRFLVAILLASGTAFRRLHLTLREVFFSGVLSLLIIVVSGLFVGLVLGLQGYETLQRFGSTEALGVLVALSLTRELGPVVAALLFASRAGSSVTAEIGLMKATEQLKAMDMMAVNPIARVVAPRFWGGVIAMPLLAALFSAMGVLGGWLIGVVFIGVDDGAYWSQMQAAVDFRFDVWNGVIKSVVFGVAVSLIAVFEGYDSVPTAEGVSRAITRTVVTSALTILALDFVLTSFMFRGTS; this is encoded by the coding sequence ATGGGCCGGTGCGCTTCGACTACCCAGCCAGCGATCTGCGCAGCGATTTCCTGGGGGGCGGGCGTGGCTGAGCGGGGCAGTCCCCTGCACCGCCTCGGGCACGGCGCCATCGAACTGGTGTGGCGCGTCGGCTTCGCGAGCCGCTTCCTGGTAGCCATTCTGCTGGCGTCCGGGACGGCCTTCCGCCGCCTGCACCTTACCCTGCGCGAGGTCTTTTTCAGCGGCGTGCTCTCCCTGCTCATCATCGTCGTTTCAGGCCTGTTCGTAGGCCTGGTTCTGGGTCTGCAGGGCTATGAAACCCTGCAGCGCTTCGGCTCCACCGAGGCCCTGGGGGTGCTGGTGGCACTTTCCCTCACCCGCGAACTGGGGCCGGTGGTGGCGGCGCTGCTCTTTGCCTCCCGCGCCGGATCGTCGGTGACGGCGGAGATCGGCTTGATGAAGGCCACCGAGCAGTTGAAGGCCATGGACATGATGGCGGTCAATCCCATCGCCCGGGTGGTGGCGCCGCGTTTCTGGGGGGGGGTCATCGCCATGCCCCTGCTGGCGGCCCTTTTCTCCGCCATGGGCGTCCTGGGCGGCTGGCTGATCGGCGTGGTCTTCATCGGCGTCGACGACGGCGCCTATTGGTCGCAGATGCAGGCGGCGGTCGATTTTCGCTTCGACGTCTGGAATGGCGTCATCAAGAGCGTGGTTTTCGGGGTGGCGGTTTCCCTCATCGCCGTCTTCGAAGGCTATGACTCGGTGCCTACCGCGGAAGGAGTTTCCCGTGCCATCACGCGCACCGTGGTGACATCGGCCCTGACCATCCTGGCCCTCGATTTCGTCCTGACTTCCTTCATGTTCCGGGGAACTTCATGA
- the mlaD gene encoding outer membrane lipid asymmetry maintenance protein MlaD — protein sequence MNRTVLDLWVGVFVAIGIAALLFLALKVGNLSSAHLSESYILTAKFDNIGGLKVRGPVKSAGVVVGRIDDIRFDGQTYEAVVTLKIDQRYRFPKDTFASIYTSGLLGEQYVGLEPGGDEKMLNPGDAVGKTQSAVVLEKMISQFLFNKAAEGQEKQ from the coding sequence ATGAATCGCACCGTCCTCGACCTCTGGGTCGGCGTATTTGTTGCCATCGGCATTGCGGCGCTGTTGTTTTTGGCGCTGAAAGTGGGGAATCTTTCCTCGGCCCACCTCTCCGAGAGTTATATCCTCACCGCCAAGTTTGATAACATCGGCGGCCTGAAGGTGCGGGGGCCGGTCAAGAGCGCGGGGGTCGTGGTCGGGCGCATAGACGACATCCGATTCGACGGTCAGACCTACGAAGCGGTCGTGACCCTCAAGATCGACCAGCGGTACAGGTTTCCGAAGGACACTTTTGCTTCGATCTATACCTCGGGCCTCCTCGGGGAGCAGTACGTCGGTCTGGAACCGGGGGGCGACGAAAAGATGCTCAATCCGGGTGATGCGGTCGGCAAGACCCAATCGGCCGTGGTTCTGGAAAAGATGATCAGCCAGTTTCTTTTCAACAAAGCGGCTGAAGGACAGGAAAAGCAATGA
- a CDS encoding VacJ family lipoprotein has product MAMGEHGNSGRCGGWLTAVALMATLSGCASTGGNPRDPYEGFNRAMFSVNEGIDKVAKPVAQGYDAVMPLPAKAGVGNFFGNIGDLWIGVNNGLQGKVGDGASDLGRLLINSTVGIFGLFDVASEMGLEKHDEDFGQTLARWGVGGGGYLFWPIIGPRTLRDTGGFVVDTFADPVQWGVNDVRVRNSAYAVRFIDVRASLLPADKVVEEAALDKYAYIRDAYLQRRRSQIFDGNPPRLPEE; this is encoded by the coding sequence ATGGCGATGGGCGAACATGGAAACTCGGGCCGCTGCGGCGGCTGGCTGACCGCGGTGGCGTTGATGGCAACGCTGTCCGGCTGCGCCAGTACCGGCGGCAACCCGCGGGATCCCTACGAGGGCTTCAACCGGGCCATGTTCTCCGTCAATGAAGGGATCGACAAGGTCGCCAAGCCCGTCGCCCAAGGCTACGACGCCGTGATGCCCCTGCCCGCCAAGGCCGGCGTGGGCAACTTCTTCGGCAATATCGGCGATCTGTGGATCGGTGTGAATAACGGCCTGCAAGGCAAGGTGGGCGATGGGGCCAGCGATCTGGGCCGCCTGCTCATCAATTCCACCGTGGGCATTTTCGGCCTCTTCGACGTGGCCAGCGAGATGGGCCTGGAAAAGCACGACGAGGATTTCGGCCAGACCCTGGCCCGCTGGGGTGTGGGGGGCGGTGGCTACCTCTTCTGGCCCATCATCGGGCCGCGCACCCTGCGCGATACGGGGGGATTCGTGGTCGATACCTTCGCCGACCCCGTCCAGTGGGGGGTGAACGACGTGCGGGTGCGCAATTCCGCCTACGCCGTGCGCTTCATCGACGTGCGGGCCAGCCTCCTGCCGGCCGACAAGGTGGTCGAAGAGGCGGCCCTGGACAAGTACGCCTACATTCGGGACGCCTACCTGCAACGCCGCCGCAGCCAGATTTTCGACGGCAATCCGCCCCGGCTGCCCGAAGAGTAA
- a CDS encoding ABC transporter substrate-binding protein — MRLFIAFFLLLLSLATQAQEAPDALVRRVTDEVLDIVRKDKEIQNGNARKAVELVETRVLPHFNFTRMTALAVGKDWRRATPQQQERLSHEFTTLLVRTYSNSLSAYRNETVRYKPFVLATGATDALVRTEILQAGNKPIQLDYNLERLDNGWKVYDVVVAGISLVTNYRDQFGQEIRNGGIDGLIQSLAGKNQSLEAGKAEKK, encoded by the coding sequence ATGAGACTTTTTATTGCCTTTTTTCTGCTGCTCCTCTCCCTGGCCACCCAGGCGCAGGAGGCTCCCGACGCCCTGGTGCGGCGGGTGACCGACGAGGTGCTCGACATCGTCCGCAAGGACAAGGAAATCCAGAACGGCAATGCCAGGAAGGCCGTGGAACTGGTCGAGACCCGTGTGCTGCCCCACTTCAACTTCACTCGCATGACCGCGCTGGCGGTGGGCAAGGACTGGCGGCGGGCGACGCCCCAGCAACAGGAGCGCCTTTCCCATGAATTCACGACCTTGCTGGTGAGGACCTACTCCAATTCCCTGTCCGCGTACCGCAACGAGACGGTCCGCTACAAGCCCTTCGTGCTGGCGACAGGTGCCACGGATGCCCTGGTGCGCACCGAAATTCTCCAGGCCGGCAACAAGCCGATCCAGCTCGACTACAACCTGGAAAGGCTGGACAACGGCTGGAAGGTCTACGACGTGGTCGTTGCGGGCATTAGCCTGGTGACCAACTACCGCGATCAGTTCGGCCAGGAGATCCGCAACGGCGGCATCGATGGCCTGATCCAGTCCCTGGCTGGCAAGAACCAGTCGCTCGAAGCCGGCAAAGCGGAGAAGAAATGA
- a CDS encoding STAS domain-containing protein, translating to MIERRPGGWRVTVPMVIDNAAALRAAGAALIDGGVAVVDLAAVGGADSSALAVLLDWVRQAEKQGGSLAFRGAPSGVRALAGLYDLDGILPLV from the coding sequence ATGATCGAGCGCCGCCCCGGCGGCTGGCGGGTGACCGTTCCCATGGTCATAGACAATGCCGCGGCCCTGCGCGCGGCCGGGGCTGCCCTCATCGACGGGGGGGTTGCCGTGGTGGATCTGGCGGCCGTTGGCGGGGCTGATTCCTCGGCCCTTGCCGTTCTCCTCGATTGGGTACGGCAGGCGGAGAAACAGGGGGGAAGCCTTGCGTTCCGTGGCGCTCCGTCCGGTGTCAGGGCCCTGGCAGGGCTCTACGACCTGGACGGTATCCTGCCCCTCGTCTGA
- a CDS encoding ABC transporter ATP-binding protein: MPAAVSLVDVVKRFGALTALAGVSLEIAAGEFFGLLGPNGAGKTTLISCLAGLVRPDSGSLSVLGRDVGREYREARRLVGVVPQELVFDPFFTVRETLRIQSGYFGLRRNDDWIDEVLANLDLSAKAEVNMRRLSGGMKRRVLVAQALVHKPPVIVLDEPTAGVDVELRQGLWQFVRRLNGEGHTIILTTHYLEEAEALCGRIALMKQGRVVALDTREGLMAAHRGASLEEVFVRVMKSA; this comes from the coding sequence GTGCCCGCCGCCGTATCTCTCGTTGACGTTGTCAAGCGTTTTGGTGCCCTGACGGCGCTGGCTGGGGTGTCCCTGGAGATCGCCGCGGGCGAGTTTTTTGGTCTCCTGGGCCCCAATGGAGCCGGCAAGACCACGCTGATTTCCTGTCTTGCCGGCCTGGTGCGGCCGGACTCCGGAAGCCTGAGCGTCCTGGGGCGCGATGTGGGGCGGGAATATCGGGAGGCGCGCCGTCTCGTGGGCGTGGTCCCCCAGGAACTCGTTTTCGACCCCTTTTTCACTGTGCGCGAGACCCTGCGCATCCAGTCCGGCTACTTCGGTCTGCGCCGCAACGACGACTGGATCGACGAAGTCCTGGCCAATCTCGATCTCAGCGCCAAGGCCGAGGTCAACATGCGGCGCCTCTCCGGTGGTATGAAGCGCCGCGTCCTGGTGGCCCAGGCCTTGGTGCACAAGCCGCCGGTCATCGTGCTCGACGAGCCCACGGCAGGGGTGGATGTGGAATTGCGGCAGGGACTCTGGCAGTTCGTGCGGCGCCTCAACGGCGAGGGGCACACCATTATCCTGACCACCCATTATCTGGAGGAGGCCGAGGCCCTGTGCGGGCGCATCGCCCTGATGAAACAGGGGCGCGTCGTCGCCCTGGATACCCGGGAAGGGCTC